The nucleotide window aatatttttttttgccttctcttTCACATAGTTCCCTGAGCCAGGAGTCAACAGTTTATATAAAGACTCCCCGTTTACTAATGAGTGTCCCAAAGTATTTCAGTCTCTCACATGGTCCAGatttgagtttctgtgttaattcccatctagtGCAAGAGTAAATTTCTCTGATGGTAGTTTGTAGTGggaagccattccagctttggtctggaagttccaacccccactgaggctttggtaactatcacgcctacaaggcagggccaagggaggaccctgaagacccaagatgaGAATTGAGAATGCAGCagcatattttatttacttatgaatTATGACAGTGGAAGCAGTATGCCTAGgggttttcttaattttcttacaCTTACAATATAGGTTTTTAATCAAACTATTAATTACAGTTGTTATATAAAAGTTGCAAAATTAGAGACCTCAAGGTTAGTAAAATGAATATTTCATATTATTACCAATATATTCATTCAAGATAgtataaatttcaaaaatttaaaatcctttatGCATTTGTTCACAACTCATTTATAAACTCATGGAATTGGTTTCTTCCTGTGTTCAAGGACCTAAGTTGTTCTCAAAGCCCATTTGCTGAAAGTATTTCCTGTGCAAGGACTTGGAAATTTAGCAGTGAAAAATAAAGGCCAGGGTAGGAAAACAAGTAGGTAAATGCAAAATAACTACAAATTCCCTGTTGtcttaaaatgtaataaacagaGAGCCGGGCAGTATGGAGACTAATCTCTGGCTGCCTTTTGCTAGGAGCTCAGAAAGATGTCAACATAGGATTCGAGATGAAACTGTACTGATCAAAAGGAGCTTTACACAAGCAAATTTCCAGGGACAGTAATTTATGTAAAGGAAACAACTTGTGAATAATGTAGCATGATGGGACAGACTGGGCCTGAGAAGCTCTGAAGCCAGGGAGACTGGAACAGACAGAGAGAAGTACagcctggggggaaaaaaagtatcAGAGTGATCAATACAGAAGGCATGCTGGTGGCATCGTATGACTTCATCACTTAAGAGAATCTTCAGATGCAGAATCCAACTAGGTGCGAAGGAGGTCATAGGGATCGTCATGCTGTTTGTATTAGCATGATGGTGGCAGAAATGAAGACAAGCAGACAAGTATATGTCACACTCTGGACATGGGCAAATACAATGTTGGGTGTGACACACACAAGGCGAATGCATCTCTCTCTGGGAACTGGCAGGTGTTaaacatgactttaaaaaaaaaaaagattttttatttattatgtacacagtcttctgcctgcatatatacctgcagccagaagagggaactagatctcattacaggtggttgtgagctaccatgtggttgctgggaattgaactcaggacctctgtaagagcagccagtgctcttaacctctgggccatctctccagctccctctttcATTCTTTAAAGGTAGATAACAGAAATTCTTGAACTGAATTGAAATAGACTGTGGACACCAGCTCACACCAAGCTTCCCTGAGAATTCACTTCAACAAAGAGGAGGCATAGCCTGGATGTCACCCagcatttccatttattttgaggCCACTAAAAGGAATAAAGATGCATTATTTTTATGACCACATCATTGAAAGCTTGTTTTACTTGCTTATTCCTTAGAGTGTAAATGAACGGGTTCAGTAAAGGGGCAACTGAGGTATTGAGCACAGCCACACCCTTATTGAAGGCAACTGCTTCTGTTGCTGAAGGCTTTATGTACATGAAGATGCAGCTTCCATAAGAGAGGGAGATGACAACCATGTGGGAGGAACATGTGGAAAAGGCCTTCGTCCTCTGCTGTGCAGAAGGGATCTTCAGAATGGTCCTGATGATGTGAGTGTAGGAGAGAATCACCAGCACCAGGGTGACTATCAAGTTCATGCCTGCTAAGACAAAACCAAAGAGTTCCAGCAGCCTTGTGTCTGAGCAAGCTATTTCTATGAGGGACCCATAGTCACAGTAATAATGATTGAGCACATTGGATGCACAGAAGTCCAGATGACTAGTCAAGATGATTGGGAATAAGATGACTAGGAAGCCACTCAGCCAAGAGCATAGGACCAGCAGGGTGCAGACCCTGTTGCTCATGATGGTGGTGTAGTGCAGGGGTTTGCAGATGGCCAAATAGCAGTCATAGGACATGGCAG belongs to Peromyscus maniculatus bairdii isolate BWxNUB_F1_BW_parent chromosome 12, HU_Pman_BW_mat_3.1, whole genome shotgun sequence and includes:
- the LOC102905685 gene encoding olfactory receptor 6C4-like yields the protein MGNLTIIILTLLDSHLQTPMYFFLRNFSFLEIFTSTFSPRMLVSTSTGIKTISFAGCFTQYFFAIFFEATEFCLLTAMSYDCYLAICKPLHYTTIMSNRVCTLLVLCSWLSGFLVILFPIILTSHLDFCASNVLNHYYCDYGSLIEIACSDTRLLELFGFVLAGMNLIVTLVLVILSYTHIIRTILKIPSAQQRTKAFSTCSSHMVVISLSYGSCIFMYIKPSATEAVAFNKGVAVLNTSVAPLLNPFIYTLRNKQVKQAFNDVVIKIMHLYSF